A section of the Styela clava chromosome 9, kaStyClav1.hap1.2, whole genome shotgun sequence genome encodes:
- the LOC120339644 gene encoding uncharacterized protein LOC120339644 has product MKILCFLFLAAMISLSYSSKKDVVYVGDYELTYWAGGVDNVAFGSAAFLCSRQGRSDKLVKVNEADIYNAVQSILRDYGYPATWGGGSDAMSANYWQWIDETPMKSGFQKWYPGEPNNSHGNENCLVMAWNYHYWNDLDCVYRYGYICQADNSKITSSKYSAFTYSDEQIDVSGPSMSFWEAQSQCMNQGSRLVEVDDENIYGIILSKLEKVQTTKYWIGGTYKDIDGEWKRVETATDIGITKGIRKCVAIDNVGWNEYDCEDTSIQFICQTVQSYKLKISNENPVLVESEKIQIDCNALGFPIPTVTWNKNKEPVSEDDGENIHQSVGEGSSSLVLNKAELSDEGQYECIAFNYVNGTKNKIRGFSNIKVYPYGTDLNNIDTDVDGDNEWVEAYNDFMNRNNQSVIATTEPTDKDSVHDCSSESSDENWMIPTIIVLACLCLILLVALAFKSYISTSSRKPIPSEFTNNAVYAVETNGKT; this is encoded by the exons ATGAAGATACTTTGTTTCTTATTCTTGGCTGCTATGATTTCTTTATCATATTCAA GTAAAAAAGACGTAGTTTACGTTGGTGACTACGAATTAACATACTGGGCAGGCGGGGTAGATAATGTAGCGTTTGGATCCGCGGCATTTTTATGCAGTCGACAGGGAAGAAGCGATAAACTTGTCAAAGTAAACGAAGCTGATATATACAACGCTGTTCAGTCAATTCTTCGAGATTA tggtTATCCCGCTACATGGGGCGGAGGGTCAGATGCTATGAGTGCAAACTATTGGCAATGGATTGACGAAACTCCAATGAAAAGCGGCTTCCAAAAATG GTACCCAGGAGAACCAAACAACAGTCACGGAAATGAGAATTGTCTTGTAATGGCATGGAATTATCATTATTGGAATGATTTAGATTGTGTTTATCGATACGGATACATATGTCAAGCAG ATAATTCAAAGATTACTTCATCCAAGTATTCGGCATTCACATACAGTGATGAACAAATCGATGTTTCCGGACCATCAATGTCTTTCTGGGAAGCTCAATCACAATGTATGAATCAAGGAAGCAGACTTGTTGAAGTTGATGACGAAAATATATATGGAATTATTCTATCTAAATTAGAAAA aGTCCAAACTACAAAATATTGGATTGGTGGAACTTACAAAGATATTGACGGAGAATGGAAAAGGGTGGAAACTGCTACGGATATTGGAAT TACAAAGGGAATAAGAAAATGTGTTGCAATTGACAATGTCGGATGGAACGAATATGATTGTGAAGATACTTCTATACAGTTTATATGTCAAACAG TGCAATcatacaaattgaaaatatcaaatgaaaatcCAGTTCTTGTCGAGTCAGAAAAAATACAGATCGACTGCAACGCCTTAGGATTTCCCATTCCCACAGTGACGTGGAACAAAAACAAAGAACCAGTGTCAGAAGACGATGGAGAAAACATTCATCAATCTGTTGGTGAAGGAAGTTCAAGTCTAGTTTTGAATAAGGCTGAGTTGTCCGATGAAGGCCAATACGAATGCATAGCCTTCAACTATGTCAACggtacaaaaaataaaatcagggGATTCTCGAATATTAAAG TATATCCATACGGAACTGATCTGAACAATATCGATACAGATGTTGATGGAGACAATGAATGGGTGGAAGCATATAATGATTTCATGAATCGAAACAA tcaATCGGTGATAGCGACAACCGAACCAACCGATAAAGATTCAGTACATGACTGCTCTTCAG AATCGTCTGATGAGAACTGGATGATCCCCACTATAATCGTGTTGGCATGTCTATGCTTGATACTACTTGTGGCGCTCGCGTTCAAAAG TTATATCTCAACGTCTTCCAGAAAACCAATACCAAGTGAATTTACAAATAATGCAG TTTATGCTGTTGAAACCAACGGCAAAACATGA
- the LOC144427319 gene encoding lactadherin-like has translation MKFLVICCFILLLPCVLCHMPTLYEFFSHVVANVNASRARCDSNQCQGRPGKRGIEGARGLPGIKGEQGEPGTGEHLEKKIKELEDSFLMIKKLMMRKISGICYMDVKNRHIISDSQITASSIFNYNHQAYYGRLDNLDRSGGKYPYWAAKINAIGEWHQVDFDASTLIGGIVTQGCPICDEWVTSFKILYGNSTSAMKTIQENGSDKIFAGNSDRSTKVTNIFPHVIICRYIRVYPQTWLGHIEMRVEYIEGMCHGLL, from the exons ATGAAATTTCTTGTTATTTGCTGTTTTATATTGCTGCTTCCCTGTGTGTTATGTCATATGCCGACAttgtatgaatttttttcacACGTGGTAGCAAATGTCAACGCGAGTCGCGCCAGATGTGACTCGAATCAGTGTCAAGGAAGGCCAGGAAAAAGAGGAATAGAGGGAGCACGTGGATTGCCCGGGATTAAAGGAGAACAGGGTGAACCTGGAACAGGGGAACATCTAGAAAAAAAGATAAAGGAGTTGGAAG aTTCTTTCTTGATGATTAAGAAGCTTATGATGAGGAAAATTT CGGGGATTTGCTACATGGATGTAAAGAATCGTCATATTATTTCTGACTCGCAAATCACAGCTTCATCAATATTCAATTACAATCATCAAGCTTATTATGGACGATTGGACAATCTGGATCGTTCTGGGGGAAAGTATCCTTACTGGGCTGCAAAGATAA ATGCAATAGGAGAATGGCACCAGGTAGATTTCGACGCATCTACTCTGATAGGAGGAATCGTGACACAAGGATGCCCAATTTGTGATGAATGGGTTACTTCTTTCAAaatattgtatggaaattctaCAAGCGCAATGAAAACAATACAGGAAAATGGTTCTGACAAG aTATTTGCTGGAAATAGTGACAGAAGCACTAAAGTCACTAACATATTTCCGCATGTAATAATATGTCGATACATTCGAGTTTATCCTCAAACATGGCTTGGGCACATAGAGATGAGAGTGGAGTACATTGAAGGGATGTGCCATGGTCTTTTGTAA